One Festucalex cinctus isolate MCC-2025b chromosome 1, RoL_Fcin_1.0, whole genome shotgun sequence genomic region harbors:
- the prl gene encoding prolactin produces MAHARCHGRKSFITVLYMVAVCGGIPINDLLDRASQHSDKLHSLSTTLAHELDSHFTPMGRMIMPRPSACHTSSLQTPSDKEQALQVSESDLLSLARSLLQAWVDPLVILSSSANTLPHPAQSKIINKIHELQEHSKNLGDGLNILSGKMDPTAQTISSLPYRGSNDIGQDKLSKLIKFHFLLSCFRRDSHKIDSFLKVLRCRAAKMQPHLC; encoded by the exons ATGGCCCACGCCAGATGTCATGGTAGAAAATCTTTCATCACAG tctTGTACATGGTGGCAGTGTGCGGTGGCATCCCCATCAATGACCTTCTGGACCGAGCCTCTCAGCACTCTGACAAACTACACTCTCTCAGCACAACACTCGCCCACGAGCTC GACTCTCATTTCACTCCTATGGGCCGGATGATCATGCCCCGGCCTTCAGCGTGCCACACATCCTCATTGCAGACGCCCAGTGACAAAGAACAAGCGCTTCAAGTTTCT GAGTCAGACCTACTCTCACTGGCTCGGTCCTTGCTCCAAGCCTGGGTGGACCCACTGGTGATCCTATCCTCATCTGCCAACACCTTGCCTCACCCGGCTCAAAGTAAAATAATCAACAAGATCCACGAGTTGCAGGAACATTCCAAGAACCTGGGAGATGGCCTGAACATACTCTCTGGCAAG ATGGACCCGACAGCTCAGACCATCTCCTCGCTGCCGTACAGAGGCAGCAATGACATCGGTCAGGATAAGCTATCCAAACTGATCAAATTCCACTTCCTCTTGTCCTGCTTTCGTCGGGATTCCCACAAAATTGACAGCTTTTTGAAAGTCCTCCGTTGCCGGGCAGCAAAAATGCAACCTCACTTGTGCTAA